One Megalops cyprinoides isolate fMegCyp1 chromosome 23, fMegCyp1.pri, whole genome shotgun sequence genomic region harbors:
- the LOC118770468 gene encoding neuroepithelial cell-transforming gene 1 protein-like isoform X1 → MVAYDELGSLVPIKRTLQVIDYQNQANKEIEEPSNKRVRPLGRVTSLANLISPVRSGAVRRFGQTIQSISFRGDGKSPGVPQKPCSKAAAPTPPKRRNSTLWSETLDVHQKGTFSTKEIKRQEAIFELSRGEQDLIEDLQLARKAYHDPMLKLSIMSEEELTHIFGDLDAYIPLHEDLLAQLAKATGPDGTVGQIGQIVVSWLPGLNAYRDYCSNQLAAKALLDQKKQDRRVQDFLQRCLESPFSRKLDLWSFLDVPRSRLVKYPLLLKEILRHTPAEHPDVPDLERAISIIQDVLSDINTKKGESECQYYMDKLEYLEERQRDPRIDHCKTLLCHGELRNKSGTKLHVFLFTEVLVLTRPVTRNERHCFQVYRQPIPVQDLVLEDLPDGEVRMGGSFRGAFSNGDKAKNVFRVRFQDASQGQSHTLQGNDVFHKQQWLNCLRSAIGAVSPAQQGAPDPEPARPAEEPGHRRRPSTVSAIVHMEEDGENCPQGGDSAPGSPTVEEPSAQTVAAAGKTPPPSTTSSPTSTSPPHKTKKEKKSRRSLGKRKETMV, encoded by the exons ATGGTGGCCTATGACGAACTAGGCAGCCTGGTCCCCATCAAACGGACCCTCCAAGTGATAGACTACCAGAACCAGGCTAACAAAGAAATCGAG GAACCCAGTAACAAGCGTGTGCGACCATTGGGCAGGGTGACGTCGCTTGCCAATCTCATCTCCCCCGTGAGGAGCGGGGCTGTCAGGCGCTTCGGGCAGACCATCCAG TCCATCTCCTTCCGGGGCGATGGCAAGTCCCCCGGGGTGCCCCAGAAGCCCTGCAGTAAGGCAGCGGCGCCCACGCCCCCAAAGAGGAGGAACAGCACGCTGTGGTCGGAAACACTTGACGTGCACCAGAAGGGCACCTTCTCCACCAAGGAGATCAAGCGACAAGAG GCTATATTCGAACTCTCCCGGGGGGAGCAGGACCTGATTGAGGACCTCCAGCTCGCACGAAAG GCATACCACGACCCCATGCTGAAGCTATCAATCAtgtcagaggaggagctgaCGCACATATTCGGGGATCTGGACGCATACATCCCATTGCACGAAG ATCTGCTGGCACAGCTGGCCAAGGCGACCGGGCCCGACGGTACCGTGGGACAGATCGGGCAGATCGTCGTGAGCTGG ctACCCGGCCTGAACGCCTACCGCGACTACTGCAGCAACCAGCTGGCGGCCAAGGCGCTGCTGGACCAGAAGAAGCAGGACCGGCGGGTGCAGGACTTCCTGCAGCGCTGCCTGGAGTCGCCCTTCAGCCGCAAGCTGGACCTGTGGAGCTTCCTGGACGTCCCGCGCTCACGGCTCGTCAAGTACCCGCTGCTGCTGAAGGAGATCCTGCGGCACACCCCCGCCGAGCACCCCGACGTGCCCGACCTGGAGCGCGCG ATCTCCATCATCCAGGACGTCCTTTCGGACATCAACACGAAGAAAGGCGAGTCGGAGTGCCAGTACTACATGGACAAGCTGGAGTACctggaggagaggcagagagacccGCGTATCGACCACTGCAAGACCCTGCTTTGCCATGGGGAGCTTCGTAACAAGAGCGGCACG AAGCTACATGTGTTCCTCTTCACTGAGGTGCTGGTCCTGACCCGTCCCGTGACCCGAAACGAGCGCCACTGCTTCCAGGTGTACCGGCAGCCCATCCCGGTGCAGGACCTGGTTCTGGAGGACCTCCCCGATGGGGAGGTGCGCATGGGCGGGTCCTTCAGGGGGGCCTTCAGCAACGGCGACAAAG cAAAGAACGTCTTCCGCGTGCGGTTCCAGGACGCGTCCCAGGGCCAGTCGCACACGCTGCAGGGCAACGACGTCTTTCACAAGCAGCAGTGGCTCAACTGCCTCCGCAGTGCCATCGGCGCAGTCTCCCCcgcccagcagggggcgccggACCCAGAGCCCGCAAGGCCCGCCGAGGAGCCCGGCCACAGGCGGCGCCCCTCTACCGTGTCCGCCATCGTCCACATGGAGGAGGACGGCGAGAACTGCCCGCAGGGCGGCGACTCCGCCCCAGGCTCACCCACGGTGGAGGAGCCGAGCGCACAGACTGTAGCGGCGGCGGGCAAGACGCCCCCGCCCTCAACCACCAGCTCCCCAACGTCCACCTCCCCGCCCCACAAAACCAAAAAGGAGAAGAAGTCCCGGCGCTCACtggggaagaggaaggagacCATGGTGTGA